The DNA segment AAGTGGGAATTTTGAGCTGGTAGGAGATAGTTGCTCTATATAGCGCTGTTGGGATCTGTCTTCTTCTTGTCGTGAGTCGACGTGAAGCTTCTTTTAACTGTTGCTTTGCAGATGGCGATCGAGATAATTGCCATGTGCTTGGTGTTATATTTTGCCTACGTGGTGTTGCGATTCGATCCGCTGAAGCCAAAACTGTCTCGAGATTGTCTACGGTTCTGTTGATGTCATCTTCGTCGATTAGCCGTGGTGTAAGTTCAATGTGTGAACTTatgtattttttgattttgagcCAGTTTGTGCTGTTAGAGGTTAACATGATGGGGTTGTCATTAATAACTGGCTGTTGGTTTAGGCCAAAGAGTACAGGCGAGTGGCCCGATGATAGATCCGGGAGAGAACAGACGCTAATTAGATTACGTGGGATGTTTTTGTAACTGCGAAGTCAGTTTATCGTCAAATCATGGCAAGGCAAAAAATAAGGAATAATTGACGAACTATATAAAAGAATCTTTTGTTATTGCAtggttgattttttttgttactcaTTCCGTCTTTTTTCTGGTCAACACACATATACGATCTGTTAATTAACTAGGTAAAGCCTTGTTGTGATCTTCATCGAGTATCTGGTGGACTGTCGTCTATTGTACCCAGATTGTACATACAATGGATTGGTGGTGACATGTACGCATAGCTCTATAGTTGCGACAGAGGTTGAATAGACGACTAATGGTCCACAGTGGCTATCCGCGGCGAGCCGAATTTCTGGGGATTTTATGTGTACATAAATTAAAGATACTGGTCACAACTGCACTACTTATTCTTCATACTTCATACCTGTGTTggttattgaatttaataactGGAATCATAAAGTGGTGGTCCTATAGTTGAGTATAGATCTTTTGTATAGAATTATCagtatagatatatatatatatatatatacatatatatgacgCATACGGACTCAGTGACAAGCAGAAATATGTCCAAACGCGCGCCAAGATGACCCGTACAGCGGCACTATTTCTGGAGTCAACTGCAGTGTTCGAATATAATACATTGTAAACAAAGTTGATTAAAGAATTGACTATGTGTCATTAATAGGAAATTAGCTGAGCGTGTAAAACACAAAGACGAAAGTGTTCACGATTACCTGCTGCAAGTGAAATGTATTGCCGCGCGTGGAGTTATAGACATACAAACAGTGATAATACGAGATGAAAAAGGTTTGTCATCAGAGGCTGATGACTGAattagaggtggagaactatcgatggcactatcgaCGCTATCGATGGTTCGACGCTATCGCACCGCCATCGATTTCAGCCCTgcactatcgatagttttgCACTCGGCGTCTCACAtcacaaagaaaatatatagctGAAAGTGGACATCAAAAATATAGtggaaagcaaaaatattgttgaaagTGGAAAGCAAAAATAAGTTATAGCATGGAGAAGTTCCTAACAATTGTGGAAAAAGGTAAGTGCAAGTGTATTtgtaagttttattttaagtattcaAAACGtgttttttcaattaaagcaaaacgaCGCAGCTCAACTACTCCTAGCAGTGACGTCGAAGTAGCTTGTGAATGCAGCAGCGCTGACTCGGACGCAAGCGACACACAGCAAGAAGCCCTCAAACGCAAGAAAGGGATATCGAAGGTATGGAAGTACTTTAAGCGATCTGACGCTAAAAAACTGGCGAAGTGTCTGAATTGCGGAAAGGAATATAAGACGAGTGGCAACACGTCAAATCTAAGAGATCACCTAAAACGATTTCATCCAGGCATCGATGACGCTGTTGCCAAACCTGCAGAGTGCAATGACTCAAATTTACCTGCATCAtcaagcagcagcacaagATCGAGCATGCACTCGATCTCTTCGTATTTCAAACCAGCCATTTCTTATGATACGAACTCTAGACGGAAGAGGGACATCGATCGTGTATTAGCCAAGATGATCGCAAAGGATGTTCAACCTTTCAATATAGTTGAATGGGATGGTTTTATCGAGTACTCCCAAATCCTTGACCCAAGGTTTAAAATTCCCAGCAAAACCCATCTAAGAG comes from the Drosophila nasuta strain 15112-1781.00 unplaced genomic scaffold, ASM2355853v1 ctg14_pilon, whole genome shotgun sequence genome and includes:
- the LOC132797584 gene encoding E3 SUMO-protein ligase ZBED1-like encodes the protein MEKFLTIVEKAKRRSSTTPSSDVEVACECSSADSDASDTQQEALKRKKGISKVWKYFKRSDAKKLAKCLNCGKEYKTSGNTSNLRDHLKRFHPGIDDAVAKPAECNDSNLPASSSSSTRSSMHSISSYFKPAISYDTNSRRKRDIDRVLAKMIAKDVQPFNIVEWDGFIEYSQILDPRFKIPSKTHLRDVLVKGILDEAVLTLKTKLRETTSVAVTCDCWTSSANDAFLTVTCHFIDGFQFRTASLSTEKLKDATNHSAPNIAETLKGVSEQFNVLDKTVCIVTDNASAMLKACDILKIRNLPCFAHSLNLVVQDALKMHSICAWKTYLKNVRPLSNFLRKALLQAQNLKKPKNPKTRLACYRKCQLGGTASTL